The Musa acuminata AAA Group cultivar baxijiao chromosome BXJ3-6, Cavendish_Baxijiao_AAA, whole genome shotgun sequence region AAAATCAACAGTTAGAGATTTTAAGTCCATGTTTATGGACCTCTAGAACTAGCATTGGATCCAGCAAATTTTAGTAGACAGTCAACTTATGATATCTTCAGAAAATGTATAAACACTTTTCTATAAGCCAAATGGTAATTCTAAAGGGACTCATGAAGCATAAAAACTCAAATATGCAAATAATAAGTCAATGGCATTTGTTCTTCTAGTTTCATCAAGGTTCACTTCCCTATCCTCCTCTAGAACTTTTCCATTGAGAAAACTAGTATTATTTAGAGGAGGATATACATCAGGAGTCTTGTCTTCTATTCTACCCCATAGTTCGTCACATGCTAATGGAaactattttgatgatgacaccaTTGCTCAAATGGTGGTAGATAGATCCGCTTGTAAATTTGCTTTTGATCATGGTAGTCATGTAGTAGTATGTGACACACAGCTTGCTGTCAGCAGCATGGAGAAAATGGCAAAAAAATTGACAGAAAAATAGAGTAAAACAAAAAGAAGTCTTTAACTCCAGCTTAAGATGTAGGCATGGTAGTAATGTAAGATATAGAGTCATCAAGCTAGTAATGTAACATGCTGTGATGGCAATTTGCATGATGGTCCACACATCCGGAATGCAATTCTTGAACTTCACACCAACTACCCATTTCATTAACACATAAGTCCCACAAATGAGAAAGCAATCAACAATACTGAAAAGTGGTCATTATGCATTAAACTTTGGTCATACACATCATTGTATCTGGCTGAAAGTGTACACTCCAATTCTGTATCCACTTCCCTTTAGATTGGACTATAAAATACTAGTCAATGTCTATCCCATGATATTCAAATAAATTATCTGGCCACTGTAAACCCTATCTAAAATTTCAAAAAGTTGTCTTTTATGTATAGACTCAAAATCTGTGGACCAGTTTTTCCCATTTATTTGATCTCTTTAGCTTAATTTATTTACAAGTGATTAAAAGAGTTCCAGTGTCATGAATGAATTTCCAAAAATATATCATTCCCTATGGAATGGAGGCTTCTTGTTTGTCAGGTTCATTATTTCCAAATAGTCAATCGTGATAGAGTTCAGatgaaaaaatgataaaaacCAAGGAATTTGCCTTCTATAATCTATTTTTGATTAAAAAGTGAAAAAATCACAGTCACGTACTCCAGAAGATTGCTCCAAGTTGCCATTAAATCTTGTATTTGTTGTGGACGTAAACAGAGGATTTGAAGGAATTGTGCCTTCAAGGTCTGGATATGAAGCAGCAGAGAACCTCCAGAAAGGAGCTGTTTGTCCCATCTTTTCACGCCTCAATGCAATCTGCAGCATAAAATATTCAGAATCCAATATTGGAGAGTATTTGTTGCTGCACAATTGAAAGAGGAGATTGATggacaaatatatgtatatatgtagagAGAGAGGTCCATTCATCCAGTCCATATAGTGATGACCTTGCCAGTTCTAGCAATTTCTTTGATTCCAAACTTGCTCAGATTTCTCTGAACTGCAACCATTTTCCCAGGATCTCCTGTTACCTGCATACTTGTAAATTAATCACAGATAAGACTTTAAGTAATTATAGAAGTCCCATAAAGACAGCAATATTATATGCAGTCAAATAAAAATAAGGTTAAAAATTCTTGACCTCAATGGTTAGTGAATGTTCTGAAATGTCAACTACTTTTGCTCGGAATACATCAACCAGACCCATAACCTGCAGATTGAAGGTGACAAATATAAGAAACTAAACAATAAACTATACAGTTTGGTACCAATTAAAACTGATTTCACAAACTCCAGATGGCAATTGATATCCTCATTGAACTTGTAACTAGATTAAAAAAAAGCACCAAAATGATCACATTGGTAAAGTAACTTCTAGGCTCCAACACTTTATAGAATCAAGTTAGGTTGATTCCTCAGCCAAAGTAATGCAATAATGATCCAAAATTTAAAGCAaacaaaaagatatatatatatatatatatatatatatatacataaggtACAAATTCTTGCAATCTGAAGATAGTGGTTGGATTGCTTTTACCAAGACCCTCTCCCTCCACCCATTCCTTTCTGAATATGCTATGCACCTTATAGGTCATGTCATCTTACAATATATGCCACAGTTAAGCCTATAAGTTTCTTAGCAGAAGAATTTCTATTAAAGGTGAACAAAAGTTAATAGTGGAATACCTCTGGGCGTTTATCTGGATCCACATTGAGTTTTATAAGCATCAATTCTCGTTCAACTTGTGGCTCTCGTGATAGATCTTCAACCTAGCAATTGAATGAAGTCAAATAccaacacaaacaaagataatgaCAGGTAAAAAGGGGACCCCTTGACAGATGTTCACCCTAGTAATTACAAGAAGTCATATATCAAAACATTTTTCCCTTTTTGGATAAATAACTGAGAGGATGAACAAATACATTATAGCTCAGAACACTTTCCGCCTTCAGTTAGTAATGCACCGAATATGAAATAATATCATTGGCTTGTTCAAATAATCTACCCCAACAACAGATCTGGCAGCATACAAATAAAACCAAATTTGAAAAAGAAAGTATTGGTCCATGAGTTGTACATGGTAAATATCAAAAATATCTGACAAGAAACTTATTTGAACAAAATGAAATCAAGCATTATAACTGATCCTACAGAAACTTACCTTCAAAACATTTACAAGCTTATTAAGCTGCTCCATGACCTGTTGCAATACTTTATTGGTCCCAGAGACAACTATCGTGAACAATGCTTTGTCCTTATTCAAACCAACTGCAAGGGACTCAATATTGTATCCTCTTCTAGCAAATACCCCAGCAATGCGATTTATCATTCCACTTTCATCTCCAACGAACACAGAGATAGTGTGTCGTCTCACCCTATACTCATACAAGATGGCATTTTATCAATAGTTTCAACCCCTTCTACAAATAAGTGGAAAGTCAGAACAACTCATTTACAGAATTAGAACGGCAAAGTTGCTCTAATACATCAATCTTAAAAAATAATGCTACAAGAGTATCAAATCAGACACGCAAGACGCTAACATCCTCTTTGTAAAAATGCCTGAACATTTAGACCAAACCAACTAAAATCCACACTAGTACAATAAAATCCATTCTCAAGTGCAAGAATTCTAAAAAATATAGTGATCAGACACGCTGTAACATGTGTGACAAGGCCAATAGGCCCGATGGGGAAGAAAGGCAACATCAATTTCTCCGCTGATCATCAAGACTTCAAAAAATAAGTGCAAGCATCATGTAAAGACTATAAATCACCTAGAATGCttggaaaatgcaaaaaaaaaaagacaataatGACAAAAACCGGACAAAACTTAGGAAAGGTGACAACTTTGAATATCCGCATAAACACTAACACACTAACAGCAGTAAACGCAACAAAGGAGGGCCTTTTACTTATTCCTAGGCTTAGTAGCCGGCGAATCGGTCACGGAAGCCACAGCATCACCGCTGTGTTTATCGGCGCCGCACGCGCGGATCTCCAGAGCCCGGTGCTTCTGCCTCGTCGATCCGAGCGCTAACCTGGAGAGATCCGCGGTCCTCGACAGCCCCAGGCCCAAGCCTATCCCGCGGTGGGTCCGAGCGAAGGGTTTCGTCGCCATCGAAGCGGGGGGGTGAGCGGGAGCGGCCGCCATGGCAAAGCCGAGCGAGCGAGGGTGAGGCGACGGTGGAGCTCGGAAGCGGAGACCAGAGACAGGCGGTATAGGGTTTTATTGGATTACGCATTCACCATATTACTCACTTTCCTTAACTAAATGACCGGTAATGGACACAGCGTAGGACTAGATTGTCATGGGCAATTTGGTCATTTTATCGCTGTCGAAATTT contains the following coding sequences:
- the LOC103989338 gene encoding acetolactate synthase small subunit 1, chloroplastic; translated protein: MAAAPAHPPASMATKPFARTHRGIGLGLGLSRTADLSRLALGSTRQKHRALEIRACGADKHSGDAVASVTDSPATKPRNKVRRHTISVFVGDESGMINRIAGVFARRGYNIESLAVGLNKDKALFTIVVSGTNKVLQQVMEQLNKLVNVLKVEDLSREPQVERELMLIKLNVDPDKRPEVMGLVDVFRAKVVDISEHSLTIEVTGDPGKMVAVQRNLSKFGIKEIARTGKIALRREKMGQTAPFWRFSAASYPDLEGTIPSNPLFTSTTNTRFNGNLEQSSGGDVYPVEPYEGFLVNQVLDAHWGILDDEDPSGLCSHTLSILVNDFPGVLNLVTGVFARRGYNIQSLAVGPAEKEGISRITTVVPGTDGSIGKLVQQLYKLIDVHEVQDITHLPFAERELMLIKVAVNTTARRDILDIADIFRAKAVDVSDHTVTLQLTGDLDKMVALQRLLEPYGICEVARTGRVALVRESGVDSKYLRGYSLPF